In one window of Hevea brasiliensis isolate MT/VB/25A 57/8 chromosome 10, ASM3005281v1, whole genome shotgun sequence DNA:
- the LOC131169478 gene encoding uncharacterized protein LOC131169478, producing MAENLRIVVEKNPSESKLNELNIKCWPKWGCSPGRYQLKFEAEETCYLLKGKVKVYPKGSSEIVEFGAGDLVTIPKGLSCTWDVSVAVDKYYKFESSSPPPPPPPPSSSSYSSSSSSS from the exons ATGGCTGAAAACCTAAGAATCGTAGTTGAAAAGAATCCCTCAGAGTCCAAACTCAATGAATTAAACATCAAGTGCTGGCCCAA ATGGGGTTGCTCTCCAGGAAGATATCAGCTAAAATTTGAAGCAGAAGAGACATGCTATCTGTTGAAAGGGAAGGTGAAAGTATACCCAAAAGGGTCATCAGAAATTGTGGAGTTTGGTGCAGGAGATCTTGTAACTATACCTAAAGGACTCAGTTGCACTTGGGATGTTTCTGTTGCTGTCGATAAATACTACAAATTTGAGTCAtcttcaccaccaccaccaccgccaccaccttcttcttcttcgtattcttcttcatcttcctcttcATAG